The following DNA comes from Ictalurus punctatus breed USDA103 chromosome 19, Coco_2.0, whole genome shotgun sequence.
GTGGGTGTGCGTGGGTCAGGTGAATACAGAGCCAAGTTTTGGAGCGGGGGATCACCAGCAGATCGCAAACCTGGCCTTAAACATTCAGTCAGATCCagaagtatttggacagtgacagcttttgtaattttgcctctgtacaccaccccAATGTATACAAGCAATCAAGCAATCAATATGCGAATCaagatattttctttaaaagaaaagtgctgtgtgggagagagtccagtttctttttgcttttttctctTGTGTTTCCAGCTTGGGTGATAGCTCAGATGGAATGGGAATCAGAAATTAGTCAGGGAATATGAAACAGTAGGATTTAAACAGAAGAAGGGATTTTGACAGGCAGACGTGAAGACAGTGACACACATGACTATAAAAATCAGAGAAGTAAGAAAGAGTCAACAGAATCATAttagaaaatgcaaaaatgcatACCATAAGaactaaaaataatattatagtTGGGTGAAAAAACTTGCATGCAGTGGGGCTGTCTAAAGCAATTAAGCAacaccagacagacagacagacagacagatagatagatagatagatagatagatagatagatagatagatagatagatagatagatagatagatagatggtgtTTCTATGTAtgcattgtacatgtgtatgtgtttatattaataaattctGTCCACAGttattcattctgaataataattatGTTGTGGTGCCTGATGGCAGCTGGTAGAAATTACCCCCAATAGTGTTTCCTACAACACCATGGTGGAATGAGCTGAGAGCTAAAGGTGCTCCTGGAAAATGTGCCACTGTGCGGATGAGCAGAATTGTTGATGATATCTAGATTTGCTACCATTATCTAATCTGTAATTGTTTCCAATGAGTCTAATGTCAATTCTGCGATGGAGTTGGCTTTTCTGATCAGTTACTGAGGTACTTGCCATCTTTTGAAATGATGCTGCTTCTCAAGCAGACCACTCCATTGAAAAGAACGTCGGCCACAAGTGACTGATAGAACAGCCCTCACTGTTGACAGGACTACAGAGGGTAATACCGTGGGTCCTGCAGTGGATTTTATGGCAGGCCTATTTAGGTACAATCTCATTGCTGAAATGAAGtcaatatacactgtatatctctaatgaagatggtgatgatgatgatgaatctGATGTGAATGTGCCTGTTACTGATGTATGTACAATGCAAACATTTCAGACAGCAGACCAACACCCTGCCTGCAGTTGCAGACTATGTGAACACTTTTCCTGacttatttctttgtttttttatctcctTGAGTATGTGCCACTACAGCCCAGGTTAACTACTTTACTACTTTACTCCTTTAATTGCTAATTCAGACAAAGCATCAGGACCAAATGGCTGGACAAAACACTAGCACAGCATGGCCCTGTGTTGACCCTCAGAGAGTGAGGGGGGGACCCCCGGCAGTGAGATAGAACAGCCCCCTTTTGTCGAATCAAGCCTGAAGCATAGTTCACTTTTTATGTGTATGCTTGGAAAGCGCACATTtcgtcatcagcagagtacAGGCGTACTGTACGTGCACCGCCAGGTCGCAACACGTTATTAGGAATCAAGCGTaagtgtaaacttttgaactagttaatttgtgtaaattcagttcgTGTtgtatcttgtggactatatgtaaacatctgttatgtgaaatagcttattcaggacaggactaaataaaaaataagatgCAATCTTAATgattccttttattttattaaaattattgcagagtctgcaaggggtgtgtatATTTAGGAGCACAACTATATAAATTTTTATAAGTAAATAAGATTtttcttatttacttttttttaagtaaattttcttaaaatgattgatttttcatgtatttttacattttagttttcactttcacaccaaATCAAGCCTTTCAAAAATCTGAGTTTTTATTGCAAACtgaacattaaaatgaaacaacACAACAGCATCTATAACATATATCTGTACATATATAAATGTCAGTAAACAGTGACTCAGTCAGGTTTTATGTGTCCACATGCAAGACATTTATGGGTGCACAATCAAATGGTTCAAAATGTTCCAGGTTCAATACCAACAAGCACAATCCAAAAGACAATCCAAAGTATGTGGTCAAAAGGGCAGGCAAGGTCAATAATCAGAGGTCAAATTCAGAGGGTTAAACAAAGGAAGATATAGGGCAAGAAAGGGCAGGGTCATGCACAGATAAATTATAGAGAACCAACAACTCAGAACTTACACGTGACAGTCAACCTTTAAGGCTTTGCAGGGAAATTCTAGTCCATGTGCTTTTCATAGCTAACAAACAGAATATGACTGTGACCTTCTGGCAGTCTGGCAGGGAATTGTCTGGGTTGGATGTTACACacaacatatttaaataatatcatTTACAGCATTACACAATAAACAGACCAACAAATAAACGAGTATCTATAAAGCTTGTGCAGCTTTTCAGACTTTGTTCTCTTGTAGTCTCCTTTCTGTAACACAAAAGGCATTTTAACATGAGTGCTTTTTACAGTGCCATGGAggttaattaaataattatgaaTGACGTGAGATCACCTCTGTGAGGCTCCAAAATCTCATAAGTGTTTGGAGCAGAGGGCTGGAGTGAAGTATAAATATTCCCACTCTTAAGAacctttaaataacaaacagtaCAATATCATtagtatcatcatcatcatcatcatcatcatcatcatttatacTGCCAACATTCATGCATACAATATCCTGTAGGAATTCACTTCTATTTTTAGACTCACCTTTATTTTTCCAAataatctataaaaaaaaacaaaaaacatttttttaaatatgtatttgtaACTCAAAGGAATATAGCCTATCATTTTTAGATCCTGTATCAATGGTAGAAATATTCCTAAAAATCAAGTGTGTGACTTACTGCCTTAATTTGTAGATGAGAAATATaataacaccaacacacagaAGGAGAACCACAAACAGAGATAGAACCAGATAAGGTACTGCGGTATGTCTGCATTCTgagtgaaaacaaaacagattttaGTAGATTTTGACTGATTCACATATTTAGCTGGATGTAATTGTTACACCACTTTTTCGCTGTAACTGCCTACCTGATTTGATGGGATTAAACAGGTGTGTGTCGACACCCAACTTATTGATGCCAATACACTGCAGAGTGGGAGTGTCTATAAATGACTGATGAATGGTAATGAAGCTTTTTAAACCTGTGTCACCCATAGACTCCTCTCGGATGGGCATGCTCTCAGAGGGCATGACAGTTTGTCCAGCCAGATGCCACTCCAGTTTAGGAGATGGATTCCCATGAACCTCACAGGAACACGTTATCAAATCCTGAGCACTGTTACAGCTGGAGGAGGGAGACACCTGAGGAGCAtctgagagatagatagatagagagagagagagagagagagagagagagagagagagaaacttgaCACAGAGCCCTGAATGCCAACTGGACCCCAGACCTCTTCACTTTACATCAATGTTTGACCTCAATAATGCTcaccatgctccaaaatctagtagaaggccttcccagaagagtcgagcttattataacagcaaagggggaataaagcTGGAATggcatgttcaacaagcacatatgggtgtgatggttaggtatccacaaacttttggctattGTATTTCAGTCTATCACTTAAAAGCTCTTCAGCCAGTGGGATGAACGTGAAGTTATTTGCAGTAACATTTCTAAGGAGTGGTCTATGTCCGTGTgtgctgtgtgaaaatctgcAGAATAAAGTTAACATCTCCCATCTGTGGTTATATATCACTTGCTCTCTGGTCCCCACAGAAACATGGATTCTAATAATGATTCCTGTGTGAGCGGGGTCGTACTCAAGCACTGACTTGTGAATGAACTGCAGAGCCGGAGAAGGTGAGTGGTAAGGAATGCACACCTGTGGGGAATTAGACTAATGAAAGTTTTGTGTTGCAGTGAGCTGTGGCAAAGATAaaaggagagagatgagagccttgagagagagagccatgtgtgtatgtacttgTGTTTGTCTTTATGAAATAAAAGCGCTGAAAAGCTCaaataaaagataaagaaaaaagtgCCTTTTGAGTTGTTCCAGGCCTGCCTCAGCTTCCTCGTTCCCTACCTGAACTTGGGTTTCACCGGTGCCGAAACCTGGGAGACTGAACAAGAGATGCTGTCATAGAGTCCTCACAGCTGGCTGAGATCATCGCTTCCCTCGCCAACTTCCACCAGACTGCGCAGGCTGCAGAAGTCAGAAGCAGCACATTAAGGACCTTCCAGATGCCCAGGCAGCGGATCGGAAGGTGCAATGTGTCGGCCACACCTCTGAACAGTACTGTCAACGCTTCTGCTCACTGATCCTCCATAAACTCAGAAGCCCATTTACGTTCTCCCAGAAGCTCAGGGACACCTGATAAAGATGGCTGCTGGCTGACGGGAGCAGTGTCATAGAAGTGATCGACCTTGTGGTACTGGAGCAGTTCGTCAACCGACTACCAGAAGGGCCGATGGTGTGGGTCCAGCACCACCGACCGGCATCACTTGATGAGGTGGTCTAGCTGGCAGAGGGGTCTTGGTCCAGATCCCTGACATGCCGCAAGCCACTTCCGATCAGGCTGGGACGTACCACACACGGTGAGTGAGTGTCCAAGGAGGTACATACCACACATTGGTGGATTCAGGCTGTAACCAAACCTCAATTCACCAATGCTTGGTTCAAGGGGAGGCATTGGGAAATGCATGTTTGTTGAAGGTGACGTGTGTGCACAGGGATGTTCATGAATATCTTTTGGTGCCATCATCATTAAATTCTGGGGACAAAAACACATAGGTGGCGGTTAGTTCTTGCCTCACCCATCCAATAATCTTGGGTACAAATTGGCTAGGGTTTCGAGCATTAGTGAAAGAAATGTTTATGGCTGGGTCCAGCAGTAGGGAGAGACAGTGTAAAATGTGCACAGCGTTGGCTGGGGAGGCAGTGCCGGGGCTGTTGACGTCAGTGCCATGTCAAGGGGACACAGAGAGTTGGGAAGGTTGAACCCTGTTATCTTCCCTATATGCTGACGAGTTGGGACGCATTTATTTTGCCTGGGGCCCCTACATAATCTAGGTTCACCTCTGCAAGCAAATAAAACCACACAAATGGCAAAAACCATGTTTCTCTGGATTGGTCAGCTTACAAGTTTGGAAACCTGACTCCATGTTATAATACTTCAACACAGCACTGTACTCACACTGAACATCCAGGAGGACAGATGAGGTGTGATCTCCGTGCTGGTTTTGAGCTCTACAGTAGTATAGACCACTGTGTGTAGAATCagtggtgttgatggtgagaTGGTTTCCGGTTCCTATCTGCTCTCCGTTCTCTCTGTACCAGGTGTAGTTCAGCACTGCTGGGTTTGCATCACTGCTGCATCTCAGAGACACTGAACTGCCCAAAAGCACTGAAGCAGATGGAGACGCTGATACTGACGTGTTTCTAGGACCAACTAAAGGAGGAAGAACTGGATTTAGGAGACTCCATAAATCATTAAAAGTGTAGTGAATGTGAAGTGATTAATCAGCACTTACAGAGAACATGTAATATAAAAGAGCTCCGTGCTGATTTGGTGTAGTTCTGGAGCTGGTAGGTGGCGGTGCAGGTGAAAGTGAGTCCATGATGAAGGTGAGTAGCGGTGAAGTTCAGCTGAGAGGAGCTGAATCTGTAATTGTGGTTGTGCTCCTGTCTTCTCTCCTCAGGCAGGAAGTTCCATGTAAAAATAGGGGGGTTGAAGGGACACGGAGATCGAGCAAAGCAAATGAGACTCACTGAAGTTCCCTCCACCACCTCATTTTGGTCCTCCACCTCCCCCTGATCCTCCTTATACAGTGTTATTGAGGGACTGATTGGAGAAGCTGAGATAAACACACAGTATCACATTAGAGatgagttttaaatgtgttccaGTGCATCATTAGTGTaattacatacatactgtatgtgctgcAGCTCTCACCTctgacatttaaataaagagaagaaggataaatatatttcagattTCCAGACACTATTCTAAAGTAATATTCTCCACTGTCACTCTCACTGATGTTGTAGAAGATGGTGGTGCAGTTCTTCCTGTGGAGGTCTCCTATTATTTTGCCATCAATCTTGTTGTCTTCGGTAGTTTTGGAAGAAAAGACTTTGTGTTTTGCCAAACTGTCACCTTTATACCAGACTCCTCTAGGATTGTTTTGCAGTTCTTCATCATAATGTTCTTTAAAATCAAAACTACAGGGTATACGAACACAGAGTCCTCTCACAGCTTCTATACTTTCTGGTAGATTGATGTAGAATTCTCTGCAAAAAACAGctgcaaacacacagacacacacacacacacacacacacacacacacacacatccgtaTACCACAACACAAAGTATTATTATAACACATTACacataaaactttttttctaaaaatgcacaaattaatttaaaaaatcattcacAAACCTTGAAATAAACAACAGGTGAATGCAAATTTCTCCACAGCTTTCATATCTCAGGTCAGAAAAGGTCACCTAAAATAAagagtaataaacacacacacacacacacacacacacacacacacacacacacacacacacacatacacacacacacacacacacacacacacacacacacacacacacacacacacacatagtgagTTAAATCAACACAGATTTCAATGGCTGAAgcttatgaagtgaaacaatttAAGCACAGTCTCTTGATATGTGCAGAAATCTTTTTATGATGCTGCTTATCAAGCACTATACAATCTGCTTGACTAcatccatcttcagtaactgtttaATCTTAGTCAAGGTCATGGTGAATCCAGCGCCTTTCACAGGAACACTGGTGGGATGCAAGTCCATTTCAAGGcatcacactcattcacatttaGTGGGCAATTTAGTGTCACTAAGCCACCTACACCCTTTGTGGAGTGATATCTTTAAGAGACTTGTGGACTTTTGGTGAACCATATGGCTGTGTTGCTGGAACCTTAAAGCCAATAGGACCACCCTTGGTGAAGGTCAGGAGATCAGACAAAGAACTAATAAGATGATAATTAGAGCCCAATGAATCccataaaatgtacaaaagccATCTTGTGGGTTCAGCACTTGCAGGTGCAATGCCAGTTTGGCAGGCATGTGATGGACTTGCAGTCCACCCACCAGAATTTTTTTGGCATTGGGGCTAATTCAGAATCAAACCTTGGACATTAGATCTATAAAGGTGGCAGAGCTCCAATATAATGCCCAAGGATGCtactgaatatttaaaataagaCCTGGATCATTTTAGTACAACAAAAGAAAATTACATTGTGCGTGCTAATTATGAAGGGAATTGGAATGTCCTACTGTTTGTGGATAAGAGAATGATGCACATTTCAGTGAGCGTGAAGTAATATTAAAACTAGATTTGTTAAATAGTTTGAGGACAGTTCAGACAAAAGATTTCCAATATAAAGatatttcagaatatttttcagaaaagaaaatattcataattttaattacatttgttacGTATTTGTTATAGTGGTTAGTCACAGCTGACCAACTGCAATAACTTATTTCTACTAATACGCCATTTCACCTGTTAATCTACTACACTTCCATCATAAACATAACAATGTGTTATAGACTTTTGATTAACTATGCATTGAAAACTCCTATAGCTATTTGTTTTTTGGCaagtatataataaataaataaataaaacaccttcCAATTCACAAGTGAAACATGAAGACAAACTGTTCATAAAAACACACCTGACAACTGTCACATTTTCATTAATATGCAACAGAATAATTCTTACTTACTCACATGACATGGAGTCGAGAAAATCCTTTCGTACgatactgatatactgtatatataaatatatatatatacatgcaatGTTTTAATTTCTGTACTGTAACAATCGTTGACATTTGGCTTGTGGTAACGTTTCACACTCTCCTTTAGCCACGTCCCCCTGATTATTAATCAGaccagtgtttgtgtgtctctgtgctttgTTTTGCAAGACCATTCTGTGAATGAATACGTCTTTGTTAGTGTCTTGTGTGTTTGCAAGGTCTTTGTTGCTGCAACATTGcctagtttttttgtttattcacctttttaaatgacattctATTATATAACATAGATAATATTATTACAGTAGATGAttcttctgattggctgatgccTGTACGAATAAGAAAGTTTCATAGAGATGCGTAAAAGTCAACTCAGAAATCCAACACACACTCGTGTAGTATTGTCTCACTTTGTTACACAATGTTAAAAACTTTGTAGCAGTTTAATAAAAAGCAGAATGGTGG
Coding sequences within:
- the LOC124629219 gene encoding myelin-associated glycoprotein, whose protein sequence is MCYNNTLCCGIRMCVCVCVCVCVCVCVFAAVFCREFYINLPESIEAVRGLCVRIPCSFDFKEHYDEELQNNPRGVWYKGDSLAKHKVFSSKTTEDNKIDGKIIGDLHRKNCTTIFYNISESDSGEYYFRIVSGNLKYIYPSSLYLNVRASPISPSITLYKEDQGEVEDQNEVVEGTSVSLICFARSPCPFNPPIFTWNFLPEERRQEHNHNYRFSSSQLNFTATHLHHGLTFTCTATYQLQNYTKSARSSFILHVLFGPRNTSVSASPSASVLLGSSVSLRCSSDANPAVLNYTWYRENGEQIGTGNHLTINTTDSTHSGLYYCRAQNQHGDHTSSVLLDVQYAPQVSPSSSCNSAQDLITCSCEVHGNPSPKLEWHLAGQTVMPSESMPIREESMGDTGLKSFITIHQSFIDTPTLQCIGINKLGVDTHLFNPIKSECRHTAVPYLVLSLFVVLLLCVGVIIFLIYKLRQLFGKIKVLKSGNIYTSLQPSAPNTYEILEPHRERRLQENKV